From a single Raphanus sativus cultivar WK10039 chromosome 3, ASM80110v3, whole genome shotgun sequence genomic region:
- the LOC108819014 gene encoding uncharacterized protein LOC108819014, with the protein MQSDIQRAARSTASGGSRRDSSPDSLNFTPESNLSLFSSASVSVDRCSSTSDAHDRDSLVSAPSLERDQRVDPDKRGTGCKKNSRNSRKSIKVKAWKQEYVVNKEDEIQNLDSARSSFSIALRECQERKSRSEALAKMLDNQKTTTSLDLTKKTSVSTNKSSVFPSPGTPTYAMQKGWCSERVALGRSPPNAAFLPLYSGRTVPSKWEDAERWILSPLAREEAARTSFTASRRPKSKSGPLGPPGLAYYSLYSPAVPMVHGGNRGCLTSSSPFSARVLPQNGSTTAAAAFTQRTDHCMARSVSIHGCSQTLAPQDDIHESIKDAAGDARAVSRRDMATQMSPEGSIRSSPERECSLSSSSPTARSIVELLNARVNRAEAKDLQVDEKVTVTRWSKRHRSLYQRDSSKMRDHLHGQDRDPQGSTWAKTEEARITSWQNLQKAKAEAEIRKLEVKLEKKRSSSMARIMRKVKSAEKKAEEMRRSVLDNQAPSASRGKALSFRRSGKKKIASLSGCFTCHAF; encoded by the exons ATGCAGTCGGATATACAGCGAGCGGCGAGATCGACGGCGTCCGGAGGATCTCGGCGAGACTCCAGCCCGGACTCTTTGAACTTCACACCGGAATCAAATCTTAGCCTCTTTTCCTCCGCCTCCGTCAGCGTTGATCGCTGCTCTTCAACCTCCGATGCCCACGACCGCGACTCTCTCGTCTCCGCTCCCTCCCTG GAGCGAGATCAACGGGTAGATCCAGACAAGCGTGGAACAGGGTGTAAGAAGAACAGTCGCAACTCTAGAAAATCAATTAAAGTTAAAG CTTGGAAACAAGAGTATGTGGTGAACAAAGAAGATGAAATCCAGAATCTTGATTCAGCAAGAAGCTCTTTCTCTATAGCTCTTAGAG AATGCCAGGAAAGAAAATCAAGATCTGAGGCTCTGGCGAAAATGCTAGACAACCAAAAAACTACTACTTCACTGGATCTCACTAAGAAAACTTCGGTTTCAACTAATAAATCAAGCGTGTTTCCTAGTCCTGGAACTCCGACTTATGCAATGCAAAAGGGTTGGTGCTCAGAGCGTGTAGCCTTAGGGAGAAGTCCACCAAACGCTGCGTTTTTACCTTTGTATAGTGGTAGAACAGTGCCTTCCAAGTGGGAAGACGCTGAGAGATGGATACTTAGTCCTCTTGCCAGAGAAGAAGCTGCACGCACTTCATTCACAGCGTCGCGGCGGCCTAAATCAAAGAGCGGTCCATTAGGTCCTCCAGGACTTGCGTATTACTCCTTGTATTCTCCTGCTGTACCTATGGTTCACGGTGGGAACAGAGGCTGTTTAACATCGAGCTCTCCGTTTTCAGCTCGTGTGTTGCCGCAGAACGGCTCTACTACTGCAGCAGCTGCATTTACTCAAAGAACTGATCATTGCATGGCTAGGTCTGTTAGCATCCATGGCTGCTCTCAAACTCTTGCACCACAAG ATGACATACATGAAAGTATTAAGGATGCGGCTGGTGATGCTCGAGCTGTTTCAAGAAGGGATATGGCGACACAGATGAGTCCAGAGGGAAGCATCCGTTCTTCTCCTGAGAGAGAGTGTTCGTTATCATCCTCATCTCCGACAGCAAGATCAATTGTGGAACTACTGAATGCTCGTGTCAACAGAGCAGAAGCCAAGGACTTACAGGTAGATGAGAAGGTAACTGTAACTCGGTGGTCAAAGAGGCATAGAAGCTTGTACCAAAGAGATAGCTCAAAAATGCGAGACCACTTGCATGGACAAGATAGGGATCCTCAAGGCTCGACATG GGCGAAAACCGAGGAAGCTAGAATCACATCTTGGCAAAATTTGCAGAAAGCTAAGGCGGAGGCAGAAATAAGAAAGCTTGAG GTAAAGTTGGAAAAGAAAAGATCATCGTCAATGGCGAGAATAATGAGAAAAGTGAAGTCAGCAGAGAAGAAAGCAGAGGAGATGAGGAGGTCAGTGTTGGACAATCAAGCTCCAAGCGCATCACGTGGCAAGGCTTTATCTTTCAGAAGAAgtgggaagaagaagattgcTTCCCTTAGTGGTTGTTTCACCTGCCATGCTTTTTAG
- the LOC108832046 gene encoding protein DCL homolog, chloroplastic encodes MNLASVSSTPPVASPCFRCRAFIFSFSPSPLSLYFPRDSARPRVRVRSLRTESDGARVGDTESYGSELLRRPRVTSSEEEEEEESSGEGDAFVDWEDKILEVTVPLVGFVRMILHSGKYANQDRLSPEHEKTIVEMLLPYHPEVDKKIGCGIHYIMVGHHPEFERSRCLFIVRKDGEVVDFSYWKCIKGLIKKKYPLYADSFILRHFRKRRQNR; translated from the exons ATGAACTTAGCTTCCGTTTCATCGACGCCGCCAGTGGCTTCCCCTTGTTTCCGTTGCCGagctttcatcttctccttctctcctTCACCTCTCTCTTTATACTTCCCCCGTGACTCAGCACGGCCTCGAGTTCGAGTTCGCTCCTTGCGAACGGAATCGGACGGCGCTAGGGTCGGTGACACGGAGTCGTACGGATCGGAATTGCTTCGCCGGCCGCGTGTTACGTCTtctgaggaagaggaagaagaggaaagctCCGGAGAAGGAGATGCGTTTGTGGATTGGGAAGATAAAATTCTGGAGGTTACGGTTCCTCTCGTTGGCTTCGTGAGGATGATTCTTCACTCCGGAAA ATACGCAAACCAGGATAGGCTAAGCCCTGAGCACGAAAAAACAATTGTTGAGATGCTCCTTCCTTATCACCCTGAAGTTGATAAGAAGATCGGATGTGGAATACACTATATCATG GTTGGGCATCACCCAGAATTCGAGAGATCTCGATGTCTGTTTATAGTTCGAAAAGATGGAGAAGTAGTTGACTTTTCGTATTGGAAATGCATAAAAGGTTTGATAAAGAAGAAGTATCCTCTCTATGCAGACAGTTTCATCCTCAGACATTTTCGCAAACGTAGGCAGAACAGGTGA